In Cryptomeria japonica chromosome 1, Sugi_1.0, whole genome shotgun sequence, the sequence TTACATTGCATTCATTTTTAGTTCATAAGCTCAACTCTAAAACTTCAGCATGACAAAATAAATCTTAAATTTGGTGAAGCATGGCTGAGCACACAAATAAATAAGTACAACCATTACATTGAAAATAGGTTCAACTTTTCGAACAAAACTTCGcaattttcaaagaattttcatccatgtgaaaacattttttatttttgttcatTTCTCTTTGTTTTAAGCACTCAAGCAAAATGACCAAGGATAATGAGTAGTTACGCTCCAATAAGAAAGTTGTCGCCTTACAGACAAACACAAATGGAATTGATGATTAAGCTTGAGTAGCATCAGCTAAAGAATCAACGCTAAAAATCTGGCAGCAGTTTGTGAATAGGACCATGTTTCAGCACCGAATGAACAGTACTGATAATATCTCCAAATGCATTTGACAGGAGTTCCTATACATTACCACTTATTTCAGAAATGCCGATCCAACGTGATGAAAGAAAGATTAAAACACATTAAATACCCACATAGAAATtgacaatacaatacaatttacttGTCTAAGTTACCCGTGTTGCCCACCCTACTTGAGAATCTCTATATAATACGATATATATGCCTTCCATTTAATATGGCAGGAGGACTATATGTTACCTTCTATGGCTTTATCACAAACATTAAATCTCCCACTACCAATATCTCCTCAGGTCGTGGATTGGTATAGACATATGAAACAATCGAGTTGTGTGTCCCTGCTGGCCTGTGAAGGCCCAATACAAGAATATATTCTTGCAAAACCTCTACGAAGAGTTCCATGAATGTTCTCCCCACATACCCTTTTGGGATTGGAAGCTGGTCAAGTTTTCCAACAAATGCTTGATTACCTGCTACGTTTACTCCGACTGATAAGAACTTCTCTACTATATTAACTGCATTACGATTAAAAAATGTAGCATACCTgcaaaaagacaatattttctattATTCTCACCTTAAATCTTAGAGATAAAATTGGAAAGTCCATATCTGTATGAAATTTTTCTGACAAGATACATAGATTATTCAAGACTGTACAAAAACCTTATGAAACTAAACATGACCTGCCCAATCATTTATTTGCTGGGAAGCGAACAAGTTCTTTCATAAGTATTACCCAAAAAGAAAATCAGTTTTGTGTCTTTGTATAATCAAACTCATCAAGTTTGCTCCAGGATAGTTTATTTGATAGATAATTGAACTAACAGGAAGCAAAAGATCAGAGTACAAGTTTAGAATGTTACCAGAAAATTTCAAATAAAGATAgcaataaagaaaagaaaattacatCAAAAAATTGAGTGCAGCAGGACTGAAACCCTTTCCCTCAATATATGGGGGTGAAAACATGTAGTCTGAAGCCCGGTTCCTAGCATAAATGCCATTTTCAAACATTTTGCTAGTTATACGAAGCTTAGGTCTCAAGTAATGAATTGCAGCTTCCTCCTGTAGTTCAACAATAATGCGGTCCCTTGTTGGCCGAAGAAGGCGTTCAATGGTTGCAGCTATCAAAATGTTATTTATATCAAGAAAAGCTTCTGTTATAGAGGACTGATTGCTTTCACCTTTAATTTCCTCCTCATAGCTGCGTTTTGCCAATATAATTATTCTTTCTGTAGAAGCAAGACAAAACCAATGAAAACTGTTAAACTTACAACCAACAATTATGGATGTAAAAATCGGACCAGAAGTTAATCCCTCAAGTAAATGGAGTATTTCTCAAAGAAAAAAGAATACTGGACACAAATTTGAATCAGTTTTAAAGAAAAAGATTCTGCCATAATTTTGATGTCTATTGAAGACCCGTCTAAATCCTCAAGAAGTTACATATATATAAGAAGCAATGGAAAATAAATTGTCAAAATTGAAGCGAGGTCATGTAAATAAGGGAATGATACATGCCTGCTTGCATGACACCTGCTCGAACCAGATCTAGCTCATACAATGGTGACCCTTTTACAAAATAAACATCTTGGAACATTCCAACACACCCCCATTCAGAAGCAACTGGTTCTGTGGGATGTAAAATAACCACTGGTGGATTTGGTAGATCTGACATTCTAAGATGGCTAATGAAATAGAAAAGGTTAATAGGCCACTTTTCCAGGATACACAACAAAATATGTGGCACATTCAGCTCAACTACTGACATGGTTCTGGAACACAGGTTTTCCATTATGGCATTAACCCTTCGTTCCAGGACTGACGGATCAGGTTTCTCCCACTTCTGTTGTGGTGGCCAACTTGTTGCAATATCTATTGCTTCCTCCAATGAAAATAGGTTCTGTAAACCTGCAttagaaatatttttgtgaaaAAGGGAATCACTCAGTGATTGATTATCCTCATGGCTGGCAGAAATAATCTTTCCTATCgtgctctgatgttcacttctgTATGTCGACCTTGTGGGCAATCCAGAACCTACAGAACTCAAGTTCCTGCTACCATCATTATAACTGATTGAAGAATCCGAAGTTGCCAGATCTGCAGGTATTGTTATTTTAGAAGATCTTTGCTTCTTAATTTCTTCCAAGAGCATTCTGTCTTGTATGGAGTCTTTTTTATTGGAACCTATGCAATATGTATACTTGGGTATCTGCTTCCAGCAAAACAAAGTAGCTTGGTGTCCAAATTTAGAAACTTCCTGTGCAGCCCAAAGGTCTTCAGCAATAACTAAGCCAATATCAGAAGACAAAATCTGGTGCCCTTTTGGGTACAGAACTACTTCCCTTGAATCGTCCATCAGAATGTCAAGACCAAATAGGATAACATGAAGTTTCCTGTAAACCACCTCTGCAGCCTGCTCGAaaggagaaaaaataaaaaactacatATTAAAGGATAGTTGTTGATTACAGAGCTAGAAATCTAAACCCTAGTACTTGAAACATTACACATATCAAACCATAAATGATACAAAGTACACGAAAATAGTTCTGCAATGCAGCAATGCAGTTGAAAAAATGCAAATGTCAATCTGTCAATGATTGGCGTTAACAATTCAGTCCAGCTACATTGTTTTCCTCTTCATTATACAACTTTCGAATTTTATTAATTTTCCAAAAAACGATATATTTAAAGCAGGGGTAGGCTAAAGGCAGAACAATATGTTTGCCACCTTAGTATTTTAGAGACTAAAGCTAGAATAAATGACATGCATCCAGCTTCTTCACATTGTCTAGCTAGAGCAGTCAAGTTGAAACTTTGAAGCAATGACTGACCTCTTCGAAAAGAAACCCTTCTGCATGAAAGCAAGGAGGCAATATCACTGGAAACACTTCCTGCTTAAGACCATCTGAATATTGCTGCATCCAGTGTTGTTCAGATCCAATAGTAGAGACACCCAATCCAGACTTGAACAGATTTGTCAAAAAGGTTGGCAGCCCTTTGACATGGCAGCTGAAATGGAGATATGTAAAAATTTAGAAGCACTGAAGTGTACTTTGGCAAACCAATTCACCACagaaattaaacaaattaaaaacCTTTGAGCAAGCAGCTGAAAACGAATGGCTTCTGGACACACAATCTCAATTTCATCTCCTACATCATCTAAAATGGCACTGTCCTGATTCCCAGGTTTGAACATCTCTACAATAACTCGAACCCCTGTGCCACAGTGTCGATGTACACTCAATGTACGAACAAACTGTGCTGCATCCTCTGCATCAGCATTCTTCAAGTCCATGCTTATTAGGTATTAAATCACCGTATGCAGCTTGATTACTTACTACATCTATTACTATGAATATAGAAACAGAGCTAATAGTGGTGACATCAACTTAAGACAAGACTATCCACTTGGAATCCAAGGTTCAAAAAGAGTTAGTATTGCCACAAATCAGATTTAAGACTCTCAGTGACAGTATGACCTTTCAATTTATACTTGTGAAAAAGTACTTCACAGAAGAAAGAAAAACCATATTAACCAGATAGATAGAAAATCGGAAATCCAGAATCTCACCACAGCCTGTTGATCTGCCATTAAGAATACAGCTGAAGCCATCTTAGCACTAACACGATCAAGGTCGAATTCATTCAAAGGTGTGCCCTCAATAAATTCTACGTGACCTTTATAATGTGCTAGGAGGGTCTTCATCTCAAATCTTCACATAAGAAGCACCATTACATAAagtgaacaaacaaactttcccaAAAACCCCCAAAATAAAAGGAGGATACAATAATATATAGATTTGGAATAGACAAATGCAAAGATTACAGAATTGTTCAAAGCAATCTGGAACACTCCATCCAAAGTTAGAACCTTACGAGGGTTTATATGGAGCCATAATCACAACCCTAAGAGGAAATGCTTGCATATCTGCAAGGAAAAATTAATAATACAAAGAATTAATCAAAACCTTTAATTTGGAGCATGCCATATCTCTGAATGTCCAAGAAAATGCATTTACAAGACAGGTGTAACAATTCCTAGCTGTGCCCTTGCTTAGTTCTAAACATGTACAGAATTTTAATCAAAGTAGTTACTTAAACTTCCCAACCTTTATCATGAGAAGGATGATAGAACTCTGAAAGAAAATCCTGTACAGTTCGATATGATAAATTTCCACTGATTATAACAAATCGTGAACCAACAACTTTTTGCACAACAAATTTTCCCCCATATGGCCTGTAAACATGTAATTATTTGTTCAAAAATTGGATTAATATGTCTGATTAAATCATTTCCTGTGAGCATCTGAGTAAACAAATAATAGTTATTAAACAATTGCATGCAGTATTGAAGTGCACCTTCGTGACGCAAGCTCCATGATTTTATTAATCTGTACAGGTAAAATGAATAAGGCTATCAATATGGTAAGCAACGAAACAGCACGGCCCCAATCTGAATTCATTGTAATATCACCATATCCCACAGTTGAAATCTGTCTCACAAAGAGAAACTAGTTATCAATTTAATTATGTATCTGAGTATCAATCATCAGAGTTCTGTATTTAAGGCCACATATGATGTTAATGAAAAATTAGAGGATGTAGGTCATACCGTAACAATAATAAAGTAGAAGGCATGATAAAATGTTAAACATCCGTGAGTGCCACAATTGTTCTCTCTCTTGATATTAAGTGGGGTGGCTTTTTGCTCGACCCAATGTAGCAGACCAGCCATAATAAAAACTGCACAGATGCAAATCTTACGCTTAAAATAAATTAGAAAAGTTGTCATTTAGTGCATATTAAAGGCATGTAAACTAGATTGGTTCCCATATTATAGTGCAACATACCTGGAACACTCCCTATAACCAATAAGCAAATCAAAACATACATAAAATAATTAGAATTCAAATGCTTGGTAAAATTTCAGCATTGATTTTCATGCTTGATTCATTTTAAAAACTGATAAATATAGCTATAGAAATTGTGATTGGACAACTAGAAACCATCATAGTTGTAGAACTGTTACCAGCTAAATATGGCTTCACCTAACCATATTGAATAACTACAGCAAATTTGATTCATCCGAGACTATAAATGGCAGAGACAGAAATGAAGAAAAATGGAAATGAACAATATGAATGTCCACTAAAAGAAACGAATAGAGTAAAGAAAACAGAAACTCTGATAGGAATTTTCTCAAGTGCTTTTTTAATGCCTTCACTTTAAAAATTTTTGAG encodes:
- the LOC131052279 gene encoding uncharacterized protein LOC131052279 isoform X1, encoding MAGLLHWVEQKATPLNIKRENNCGTHGCLTFYHAFYFIIVTISTVGYGDITMNSDWGRAVSLLTILIALFILPVQINKIMELASRRPYGGKFVVQKVVGSRFVIISGNLSYRTVQDFLSEFYHPSHDKDMQAFPLRVVIMAPYKPSFEMKTLLAHYKGHVEFIEGTPLNEFDLDRVSAKMASAVFLMADQQAVNADAEDAAQFVRTLSVHRHCGTGVRVIVEMFKPGNQDSAILDDVGDEIEIVCPEAIRFQLLAQSCHVKGLPTFLTNLFKSGLGVSTIGSEQHWMQQYSDGLKQEVFPVILPPCFHAEGFLFEEAAEVVYRKLHVILFGLDILMDDSREVVLYPKGHQILSSDIGLVIAEDLWAAQEVSKFGHQATLFCWKQIPKYTYCIGSNKKDSIQDRMLLEEIKKQRSSKITIPADLATSDSSISYNDGSRNLSSVGSGLPTRSTYRSEHQSTIGKIISASHEDNQSLSDSLFHKNISNAGLQNLFSLEEAIDIATSWPPQQKWEKPDPSVLERRVNAIMENLCSRTMSVVELNVPHILLCILEKWPINLFYFISHLRMSDLPNPPVVILHPTEPVASEWGCVGMFQDVYFVKGSPLYELDLVRAGVMQAERIIILAKRSYEEEIKGESNQSSITEAFLDINNILIAATIERLLRPTRDRIIVELQEEAAIHYLRPKLRITSKMFENGIYARNRASDYMFSPPYIEGKGFSPAALNFLMYATFFNRNAVNIVEKFLSVGVNVAGNQAFVGKLDQLPIPKGYVGRTFMELFVEVLQEYILVLGLHRPAGTHNSIVSYVYTNPRPEEILVVGDLMFVIKP
- the LOC131052279 gene encoding uncharacterized protein LOC131052279 isoform X2; the encoded protein is MAGLLHWVEQKATPLNIKRENNCGTHGCLTFYHAFYFIIVTINKIMELASRRPYGGKFVVQKVVGSRFVIISGNLSYRTVQDFLSEFYHPSHDKDMQAFPLRVVIMAPYKPSFEMKTLLAHYKGHVEFIEGTPLNEFDLDRVSAKMASAVFLMADQQAVNADAEDAAQFVRTLSVHRHCGTGVRVIVEMFKPGNQDSAILDDVGDEIEIVCPEAIRFQLLAQSCHVKGLPTFLTNLFKSGLGVSTIGSEQHWMQQYSDGLKQEVFPVILPPCFHAEGFLFEEAAEVVYRKLHVILFGLDILMDDSREVVLYPKGHQILSSDIGLVIAEDLWAAQEVSKFGHQATLFCWKQIPKYTYCIGSNKKDSIQDRMLLEEIKKQRSSKITIPADLATSDSSISYNDGSRNLSSVGSGLPTRSTYRSEHQSTIGKIISASHEDNQSLSDSLFHKNISNAGLQNLFSLEEAIDIATSWPPQQKWEKPDPSVLERRVNAIMENLCSRTMSVVELNVPHILLCILEKWPINLFYFISHLRMSDLPNPPVVILHPTEPVASEWGCVGMFQDVYFVKGSPLYELDLVRAGVMQAERIIILAKRSYEEEIKGESNQSSITEAFLDINNILIAATIERLLRPTRDRIIVELQEEAAIHYLRPKLRITSKMFENGIYARNRASDYMFSPPYIEGKGFSPAALNFLMYATFFNRNAVNIVEKFLSVGVNVAGNQAFVGKLDQLPIPKGYVGRTFMELFVEVLQEYILVLGLHRPAGTHNSIVSYVYTNPRPEEILVVGDLMFVIKP